A stretch of DNA from Enoplosus armatus isolate fEnoArm2 chromosome 15, fEnoArm2.hap1, whole genome shotgun sequence:
GGCTGGGAATGTTCTCTAAGGCAGCAAGATCAAGGGCACAGGCTAATGGCAAGGTACGTTTAAATCATTGTAGCATTCGGCATTTAAAGGTGAAGAGGCAAAGCTTTATCATCAGAGGAAAGGTGATAGGAGGATGACAGGAAGCTGGGAGAGGCCAAGGTACGTTTTGGTCCTTGCAGGTTAAGCATCTGTGGTCACATGTTAGCAGGTGTCCTTCAAACTGTATCTGAGATCCATCCAAATACTCAGAATGTGTCCTCAAGTCTGTCCGAAGGACTTCAACATCTCAACACAACATTTAATAGGTTTGTATTGGGCAAGCAAGCTCAATCAGTCACAGAAATACTATTGCAAATGTCTCACACACTTTTCATCTTGGACAGTGTAGCTAAGGAGGAGAGACGACTTCGGCCTCCTTTCTAATCAGGAATGAAAGCCACTCATCTAAAACTCTATTCTTTAAAATTatcttttgaaaataaattatattttctcagtacagaaataaatacatatctTCTCTCAAACATAGGAATGAATCATCATCACAGATCTAAATGCTACACTGAATACATTACTCACCGTCTCATCGGTGAACAAACAAGAATATAGGTGACTAACTGACGCCATCTGCCATGAACAGACACTCATCCAGatatataaatgcaaatatacagttagctgacACCGGAGTCAAATCACACCTCTGGCTAACAGCTTTGAGAAAGTAAAATAGTCTTCTGCATTGGCATAACATAAATCCCCTCAATGCTCGGCTCGTTGGACATCTTCACACTGCGAAAccaaacaaactgaactgtGCTTTCTTTGTAGAGTGCAGTTCTGTACTACAATGTGAAAATCACCACTGAGGTGAATTTCAGAGTTACAGATATGACATAAAACCTACAATTCTGTCAGAAACTCAAGAGAGATGCAGCCAAAAAACTGCCACATTTCATTGTTTGCTGTGCATGTATTTGATCAGTGGTAATAAAGTTGAGTTGGATTTAGTGAACCCTCTGATCAAGAACGTTCCTCACAGCTGTGTTCAGTTCACCACACAGACCTACTGGTCAATCACAATTacatgaaaatggaaatgttacaTAATAGAATCGTTTACAACTTGGGAAAAATCcgctaatttgctttcttgtcaagacacataagagtggtatcgatcacCTAACTTTTGTCAAGAAAGcgaaaaaaacacatttcccaaaacatctAACTATTCTATGAAACCATCTTGATCTTGATCACAGATGTTGAACCTCTGTATGCAGTGCCTCACAGAGAAATCTAATGGCAGATGTGATTAAATCTTCAGCCACTCCGATGCGGTACGATATGCCTCAGATTTTCTTTAGCTATGGTGCATCATTGagacacactgtgtgtctgataTCTGCCAGGCAGTAACATCAACCTCTCTTCATATCtatcaaatgtcacatttctaaGAGCTACAGTAGCGTTTTCTACAGCAGAGTACGTTCCAGGTTCTTCACGCAGCTGCTACGACACCAGAGAGCCATGTATGATAGCAAGACCATTTACACTGCCATATTAACTCCTATACAATATGTCAGACAATTACTTTtactaaataaatgtgtggCATGTAAGTATGCACAAgagatttcaaaacaaaaaaaactcatgtCTCAATCCTTCATCCAAACCTTCCAGTTCCTCTCACACAGGCAGCAGGTAGGTATGTAGCTAATTAAAGTTGTGGAGGATGAGTAACATTATCTCACATCCAATAGCATTGTGTGTCATGCCCCGTCAGATGCTACTGCAGGTTCTTCAGGAGGCGTCCGTAGCGGAAGTCGTAGACGTGTCGACAGAAATACACCAGCTCTGGGTCGACGTCATCGGGCACACAGTGGTGGGTGGGCATGGCGTTGCCAACAACGGGTGGCACCACGAGGGAGGCGGCACGGTCGCGTATGCCGTCCCTACGGCGTTTTACCAAGGCACAAAATCTggaaaaagcacaaacacaggacaTCAAAATCAATCGCCTTCAAATTGTCTGAGAACTGAGAAAACCTGCCTGCTTTTTATGTTAAACATCATGCATTTGTTTGAGTTAAGACTTTTGAAAAATCTTCAAAGACAAGCACTGTAGAATTTTCTCAGCAGGACCATGTAATCTTTCAAAAGCAATGTGTTTCATGCAAGAAATATACTTCAAAGACATATGCTAAAGCcaccacaaaatgtaaaaaaaaaaagctttctttCTTACCGGCAATACTGTGCCAATGTTAGGACATAGCATTTGTCTTCAATACAGGCCACACTGTTCACATCCTGGTGACGAGACGCGAAGATCTCATTCTGGAGagaaagttgtgttttagtCTTGTGAGAGCTCTAAATAAAAAAGCCCATCATCCACCAAGactgaaaatcaaacatttgatCCCTTTAAGCCTTCAGAGTCTGCACTTGTACACAGGGACTTCAAAAGACAACATCTGTCTACTTCATTGTACACAAGCACTTCGGCCTCACCTTCACTTCCAGATGTAAAGACAGATTCACAGGAGAAAGAtgtttcccttcttcctctgagccaaAGGCTCTGTTACTGTTCTCACACTGCTGCcatgatgtgtttgttgtttgttagcGCAGCCGACAAATGACAGGCTTCATGTGGTTTATTGTTTCTGGAGATTTAATAAAGTGCAACTTGTTCCTCTGGGAGATTACTGACAACAGGAAGCAAGCACAACAGAAGCTGTTCCTCaacatgtgtatgtgtctgtttgttcatACACTCTCTCGTCTCTTTGAAACGCATTTTCAGTTAAGCCAAAATCTCAGAAGTCCTCACTTGAACTGCAacgttttcattttcatgcaaaCTTGTGGTGTACAAATAGGAACAAGAGGAAGGCAAAAATAAATGGGAAGAGGTTCAAGAGTAATTGCTAAAAACATTAGTTTGTTTATTAGTAAGTGTGTTGCAAACTATTCCTCATATcttacagaaaattaaaaaatgtattagaGGAGAGGAATTAAGCAAGCGAAAATACACATCAATGTCCCAATATGTGGAAAAAATGATCAAGATCAAGGTGAGGAACACCCCCacattatttccattatttcctTATATGGGTGCACCTTGGTCTGCGTGACAGGGCTTATACCATGGACACGTAACAACAGGAAAGGGACACTGTGTTTAAAGTTGCTTTCTTGTTGTCTCATAAAAACCACAAAGCCAACAATGCCTTAAGTCTCAGTACTCAGTACCCACTTCCCTACCCGTCTTCAGCCACACacccatttgttcctactgaaggaATTTCAATTTAGGAAGATGGGAACTCATGTGTAAATAGAGCATTTGTTGGGAGCTACTTTCAGCTGTGGAATAATACGTATTTGGTTTTCTAGTAGAGAGCGCTaaggcagcaggacggtgtgaGTGGGATTGAGTCAACATTAACTACAGGGGCCATGTTTATGATAATGACGGGACGTGTCACCCTGTGCAGCCATGTGGCTCTTAATGACACAGAAAGAGCCATATCAGACTTTGTATACACAGACAGAACTTGTGAGTGGGATCAGTTGATTTGCTGACAAAAAGGGAAATATAGAATATTATCAGCCTCATCATGGAAATTGCCCGCCAGTTTTAAAAGTCAGTTTAATGGTGATGGTTATATCATTTTCACCAGAGAGACTTAAAAGCTAACATGGCATGAAGCACACATGCTTACATAAAGTCTAATATACCTTTAACACTGATTTATAAACTATTTGCACATGGTTAACTGGAGCTATGTTATAAAAGGATTTGCTTCTCACCTCACAATGTATACTGGGGTTGCGTCccccctgtgtgtgttctggacGGTAGTACCAAAACAAACTCATCATCAGCTctcctgaagaagaaaaaaaaaaccccacacagtTCACGTGAGTTCTCGAGCCAGTTATTACTGCCTTAATTCAGCTTCTTAATGTGTCCTACCTGACTCTGGCTCTTCCCACAGAGATGAGATCTTGGCCACGTAAGGCAGAGACTTCTTCCTCGGTCCAGATTTCAGCAGAACAGTGTCTCTGACCCGAATCAGCTCCCCGTCCCTCTGGACTCCCTCAAAACACTTCCTCAGCACTAGAGCCTCCTCTCCCTGGGAACACAggcagcaggaaacactgacTCCTCAAGCAGCTAGAAACTGATAAGCTGTGAGAGGCTGTGGAGTAAAAAGCTCCAGGATGTGATTTGTATTGAATGACTTATGTGTCTCAGCAGAAATGTGGACGGTCAGGTGATGAAACAGTGAATAATGTGACAATGATACGCGTGTGATAAATCATCCCAATCTCTCTTAGGACAGTCAAGTTAAATTACACCAAATTTAATTACAAGTGGCACCATCATGGCTGCGTCACAAAGCACCAGCATGACTTTCTCTACGTACCACTGAGAAAACCTCCTTCTGAAAGGGCAGGCCAACTGGCTGCCAGCCGTTGGTGGTTTTTTGGCGGCCATTCTTCGGCTGCTTGGCAACAGTTCGCCCTCCGACGCTGGCAGAGCCGAGCTTCTGTTTCTTGTCCCTGTTGAGAGGGCAGACAGCCGAGCTGATGCTGCCGGTGCCACGCGCGCCAGACCTCGACCCGCTGGGCGACTTGGCAGTCTGCGGACACTCCTTCGCCACCTGCAGCGGAGGCTGTGGTTGGCTGGGGTCGGACAGCGGAGTCTGAATGTGGGGCACTGATTGGCCGGCTGGAGGCACAGTGGGAATGGGGCAGCCAGTGAGGATTCTGGGGCTGGGACAGATGGGGACGGAGGAGGGACTGTGATGGTCATTGGGGGTTGATGGGTAGTCGTCTGAGGGAGGAACAGAAAAGGTAAGATAATGAAGTAGAGTGGCAGAGTGAAACACGCACACCACACAGTCCTTTAAGGAGCAGCTACAGTGATCAACAACCTTTAACAAGGTTGCATAATAAAGACATGAACAACACTCAGCTGTTATTAGTTCcgctgaagcagcagaaaaaacaaacagagcctCAATTAAGGTCAATTATAGCCCTTAACAGAGCagcccctgacacacacacacacacacacacacacacacacacacacacacagacacagacacaatagACATCCCCATAAAGCTGACAGTTGAAAACACCAACGCTAACTGTGTGAAATAATATGAACAGGGTGCACACCTGCCCATGACACAGTTGTGATGATATTAAGGTGAATTAATGAtcaatttatttcagtttgatCTCTGAGGTCCCTGCATCCAAACTTCATCAGCAGCCTTCATTTCCTCCATGGAGAATATATTAATGTTAGGCGTTAGGCTACTTGGTTTAGCCAACTGAAccatcagacattttgacttgtcatagcaggaaaagcacaggtgttactaagAACATTAACGAAGGCTCTGTTGTATTTGAGTGTCCTggtaagtcatgacagtgtgacagtgagtcagcatgcacaataccaggataagcagctaaatgggattcagccatcattaattgtattatttacacctgtgcttttcctacagtgacatgtcaaaatgtcttccatgaaaAAGGCATATTTGTAAAAACCTCTTGCAGTCTCAACCCTCACAGTCTGACCTGGTTTTGGCTGCTGGAGAccacagaaagagggagagagtgcaGCTGAGGCGCAGCAGtacactggtgtgtgtgttcatgtgtaatTAGTGTTGTTGTGAGGTCACGTTCAGGTGTTTTTAACCATGCACCCACACGttcaggcagacacacacacacactcacgtacacacacacacacacactgtttgtgtgttgtgccGCAGACGTCACAAAGAGTTTTCCTGTTCTGGTTCACATCTCTGACTTGAACACAGTAACTAACCGCTGACACTCGATCTCATACAATCAGCTTTCAGCTGCACAGGCCTTGTATTCACTGTCCGGCTGCTTGTATTGaaacttacaaaaaaaaaagaggtctTGCCCTTTATCTGATATTTTTTTGTTACTTCCCACTCAAGTGTCATTCCAAAATGAGAGATTAAAAATGCCTGACATAATAGTTGTACTGCTTTGGCAGCTGGATTAGGGGGAGGGAGTACAAAATAATTATTGTGTGCTCATGAAtgttttaaacttaaacttatGAGGAAATCCTACTGTCTAAAGAGGCAAATTATTtcacacatgaagttcagtttccTTGTCATGGGGAGTACGACTCAACCTGTGAAAATAGTTGTTTAACTTTAATTCTGCAGGGAGCTCTCTCAAGTCAGGGGATAATAATTATGATACTGTCAAgagggttatctcagcttgcACTTTAAACAACACACTTATAACAGAAAGCCTCACTGGGGGCAAAGAGTTTGACAGACgtgggcatttaccaggcagagGAAGTCTAACAaaggtgcattatgggaaatgtagtgttTTTGGAACTTGACCTATAACAGGGACTAAAAATCAGGATGTCTACCAGAATATCTGCACACGGCTGTACTTTTCAGGAGCTGACACACAAAGCTAACGCCTACCACGCAttacttttttcccttttgcatTTGACAATAGAGATACATTAGGAAAGAGCCAAaaggatgacatgcaacaaaggtcctcAGCCAGAATTAAACCAGAAAAACAACGTTAcacatttgtgtgaaatgttgtcataattaccgcatcaattcttgagttataGCCAAAACCGTGTTTGacaaggtcattttgaggtcacagtcacctttgagtcaaaagtgtcacctatttaGTGTCTgacaaactgtgaaaatgtggtCATCAAttctgacctttgaccaccaaattataatcagttcatccttgagtcaAAGTGGACGTTTgcgccaaatttgaagaaattccctcaaggcgttcCCGAGATATTGCGGTGACGAGCATGGGACGGACAGACGGACGAACGGATGGACTACCTGAATACATAATGCCTCCTGCCATGGATATCACCAGCGCAGACACATAAAACTACTTgtgacacactgcaggaggTTGGCAAAAGGTAAAGCTACTAATTGGTGGTTTAAGTAATCAATTTCCTGTCTGCTCACCTCTTTTGATGCCGTGGTTACATTTGGtgcagtctgtggaggagagggagcaccCTCCTCTGGCGATGGCTGGAATCATACTGGTATAGGCAGAGTAGCCGTTGAGCCTGCAGGGCTCTCCGTAGCACGCCTCAACGGAGGTGCAGCAGTACACTGGATGGGTAATCCCTGAGGGCTGCGGATCGGTGCTGGGGAGCAGCTTGGGTCTCTTGCCGCGCCTTGGGCATGAAGCGAGGGGTGatatgggagaggaggaggtgtccGGGTGGCTGAAGTGGACGTAGTAGCCAGGGAAACAGGTGTACGTGTGCGGGCTGATGGTTATGGCTGCTGGGTGGCCCGTCTgaaggtggtggtgatgatgatgatggtggtgatggtggtggtggaacACCTCGGACAGCGAGCTGTCCTCTGGTTCCTTGAAGGTCTTGTCCTCCAGGAAGAGGGCCAGTCTGTGACAGTACTCGACACACCTCTCCTGGGAGCAGCAGTAGCAGGAAGACACCTCGGTCTCCACCTGCTCCTCTTTGATTGTTTTCAAGGAGAACCCCAGCGAGGAGCCACAATGGAGCGCGTGTTTGAGGcactcctgtcctcctgtgGTGCCCTTCCACTCTGGATCCGAAGCCTCGCTTTTACACAAACTACAGCAACCCTGGATGGTAGAGCCCTGCTGGGAATGAACCGGATCCTCTATACCCTGTTTTCTGTGCTTTAGTTGGTCCTCGTGTTTGGGATGTGGTGTTCTTTTGGTCAGCGTTGTTCCCCCACACACTGGCTTACCGCTAATATCATCCTGAGTCGTAgctgctgcttcacctccaccCCCCGGCTTGGGTTCTGTCTTCTTTTGCCGTTTGGTTCCATACGTGGCACTGGTGAGTTTGAGCAGCGTTGCAGCGGTGAGGCCTGCCTGACGCCGAGGCGTTGGTGCCAACAAAGCCAACCAGTCAATGTTCTGAGCCTCCACTGCTGACCGCCTCTGCTTTTTAGGTCTTTCTTTTGGGTCTGCTTTCCCTCCCGGAGGAACCTTTTTGGTTTTACGACCTCTATGTTCAGTTTTAGTGAGACTATCTTTAGCTGCATCTTCATTAGAAGGCTGCCGTTTCTTTGTGAGATTTGACGCGAGAGAATCATCTCTGTAGAGCAGCAAGCTGTTGACCGCCTCAGCATTTAGAGATGCCATTCTCCGCCTGCGGGGCTCAAGAACAGATGCGTGCAACTTGAGTAAGGCGTCAGATTGGTTGATTTTTGGTTCCAGtgctttctgattggctgtggaAGTTTTCTTAATTCCAGATTTGGTCCGTTTTTGAATGGAGCTGGAGTGCAGCTTCTTTTTGACTTTAACACTCTTTTGTTTCCCAGTTTTTGATGCATCCTTTCCTTTGCCCACAACTCCTTTCTCCTCCAGACGGGTGAGCAGAACGCAACAGTCCAGTGCATCTCCATCACCCACTGCCAGTGTCTTCTTTCTATGTCGATGTGACTCTTTCttatccttcttcttctttcctcttaaCTCAATCTTTCTCGCTTTCCCTTTTTTCACGCCCTTTTCCTTGCTTCCCTTCTCCTTCCGGGGCCTTCCGCTTTTCGCAGGCTGGCTCCGCTGAGCTTTCACCATGGTCTCAGCGTCTGGGAGCAgatccaccacctcctcttcatccacaGGGTCCTACGATGGCGTGTTTCAGCTCAGAGAGACCCGTCAGTGAGCATCGTCATGGATCATCACCTGGGGTCCATACACTCTGTGGAGACACACAGATCAGACATTTAACTTTTAAGCTTAAGCCACACAGACTTTTTACTCTGAGTGACTTCATGTAACAGACGGGATCTTTTGATGCATTATTTAACAACCGGTTTTACTTAGTTTGCTGTCAATTTCCAGTTCCCCAGAGAATATGACCACTCAGATAACCTTTCTCCCTAACATGCAATAACAGAggacacgcatgcacacacaggacGGAGGAGAAACTGAGATAAAGAGCACATTATGTTATGCATTACGCATTTGTTGGTtatgatttaatttaatatttgcTCTTTTTACACTTAGATCTTAATATATTAATCAATTGTGCTGCATGTTTTGATTAAGGATTACagccaaatacaacaaaactATTTAGTCCTTTGCATCAATAACGACCATTTTCAGCTCCTTGAACCCATGTTGAAGCACATTAATGACTCACACAATCCACCAGGAGCACAACATTACAAGCATCACCCActcactgcaaaaacacagaagtaCCGAGCAGAAGCAGATGAGGCGTTTAGGTGATGTATTCAATGCTTGATATGATGGATGCTTTCAGAAGTGATTTGGATCTGTTATTCACAATTCCACATGGATTTAATTTTAGCCGTAGCTGCAGCCTGTAGCTGATCTCTGTAAGTGGTACTATGGCTTTACCAAAGAGTAGGTAATTAGACTAAACAAGACCGTTTCACCTCGAAGGACTACATATGTCAATTTCTGAGTCAAAGGGTCACGAATTCTTTGAATCCCTCTGAGGTATGAAATTAAGGAACAAATTCTCCAGCAattggacaaacacaaaaacaaatggcacAATCAAATGACTCATGAGTTTATCcatatttcaacaaaaatggTGGCAGAAACGCTCGTCACACAACAGACTCTTCAGTTTCCATGTCAACAGGCTGTAACATCAAAGCATCTCGACCAGCTTTACAGTAGAAGACGCATAATACGCTTTTACGGTCCTCTGCAATTGACACAAGTCTTCCTACTCtctcaacacaaaaaaacacctcacTTAGGAAAAACCTCTAAACTTCCTGATGATTCAACTGCCAGTGACCTTTACGCAACGACACTCCTGTGCGCAGCATAAAGAGATGGATCATCCTTCTTGCTGCAGCCCTGAAACACAATTATGCCACTTGACCTCCAAGAACTGAGTCAACACAggtctttttttatattaaaagaCTCTTCAGCCAGTATACCATTGagctttcacaaacacactctctcagaAATTATTAAGTCTGAACCTCTGTCTCCATTAATACCTGACACATATATAATCAATGAGTAGACTCGTATTTTAACAAGCTGCTTCTTATGATGGCACTGTCGTACATGCTTAGGTTGGTATATGTACCTTTCTACACCTGAAATTTTGCCTTCTTGGCAGGAcatgttttgtcaaactaatgGTGcacaacccaaagatattcagttcacagtGATATTAAACAGAGAACAGCTGCAAATACTCACAtaggagaagctggaacaagagatcttttggcattttaactaaaaaaaatacttaattgat
This window harbors:
- the bahd1 gene encoding bromo adjacent homology domain-containing 1 protein, with the translated sequence MVKAQRSQPAKSGRPRKEKGSKEKGVKKGKARKIELRGKKKKDKKESHRHRKKTLAVGDGDALDCCVLLTRLEEKGVVGKGKDASKTGKQKSVKVKKKLHSSSIQKRTKSGIKKTSTANQKALEPKINQSDALLKLHASVLEPRRRRMASLNAEAVNSLLLYRDDSLASNLTKKRQPSNEDAAKDSLTKTEHRGRKTKKVPPGGKADPKERPKKQRRSAVEAQNIDWLALLAPTPRRQAGLTAATLLKLTSATYGTKRQKKTEPKPGGGGEAAATTQDDISGKPVCGGTTLTKRTPHPKHEDQLKHRKQGIEDPVHSQQGSTIQGCCSLCKSEASDPEWKGTTGGQECLKHALHCGSSLGFSLKTIKEEQVETEVSSCYCCSQERCVEYCHRLALFLEDKTFKEPEDSSLSEVFHHHHHHHHHHHHHLQTGHPAAITISPHTYTCFPGYYVHFSHPDTSSSPISPLASCPRRGKRPKLLPSTDPQPSGITHPVYCCTSVEACYGEPCRLNGYSAYTSMIPAIARGGCSLSSTDCTKCNHGIKRDDYPSTPNDHHSPSSVPICPSPRILTGCPIPTVPPAGQSVPHIQTPLSDPSQPQPPLQVAKECPQTAKSPSGSRSGARGTGSISSAVCPLNRDKKQKLGSASVGGRTVAKQPKNGRQKTTNGWQPVGLPFQKEVFSVGEEALVLRKCFEGVQRDGELIRVRDTVLLKSGPRKKSLPYVAKISSLWEEPESGELMMSLFWYYRPEHTQGGRNPSIHCENEIFASRHQDVNSVACIEDKCYVLTLAQYCRFCALVKRRRDGIRDRAASLVVPPVVGNAMPTHHCVPDDVDPELVYFCRHVYDFRYGRLLKNLQ